The region TCCGCTACGCCACCACACCCACCGAGATCGTCGAGGGCTACGACCGCGTGGCGGTACGGCTCGACGCCGCCGCCACCGGCACCCGGTACGACGAGTACTTCGACCTCGTCGTCGGCGCGGACGGGCTGCGCTCACGCGTGCGCCGGATCGTGTTCGGCCCACACGAGCGCTTCATGACGAACTGGAACGCGATGATCTGTGCAGTCCAGTTGTCCGAGCAGGTACCCGGCTACGCGCCGCAGGACAGCATCATCAGCGCCCGTGCCAAGCGGGCGGCGTGGGTGTTCGCGCTGGCCGACCGAGCGCCGACGGCGCTCCTGACCTACTGCACCAAGGACGTCAACGCCGAATTCACCGACGAGCCAGTCGCACGTCTGCGCGCGGTCTACCGGGGCATGGACGATCCCGTGGTGCGGCACGTCCTGGACTCCCTGCCGCAGGCCACCGACTATCTGTTCGACTCGGTGCACCAGGTACGGATGCCTCAATGGCACCAGGGACGGGTGATACTGCTCGGTGATGCGGCATGGTGCCTGAACCTCTACTCGGGAATGGGAGCCAGCGCCTCCCTCAAGGGCGGCGCTGAACTCGGCCGGGCACTGCGAGAGAACCCCGACGACATCCACGCCGCCCTGGCCATCTGGGAAGCCCGACTGCGCCCGTTCATCGCCAAGCACCAGCGCACCGCCCGCCTGAAGCAGCAGATGCTGGTCCCGACGAACCGCTGTTTCGCGGCGGTGCGCTCGCTCGTCGTGGCCCTCGGCGCCAGGCTCCGCCGTCGCGCGGTCGCCCGGGAGGCCAGCCGGCGGGACACCTGACCGAGCCTGGCGGTGCGGACGTCAAGGAGCATTTGATACCGCAGCCGCACCGAATTCTCCGATTCGCGTTTCTCCATATCCGAGAATTGTGTCGTCCCTGACATATGAGGGCACGTGTGATATTCGAATTCGTCGACAATTCCCTTGTCGCTGGTGCTGTCCTACAGTCGTTCCTGCCGGCCGGTGCGAAAGTCTGATAGTCACGGACGAAGGGAACCGAATGGCAGCCATGGTGCAACCACGCGTATGCCGCTCGGCGGGTCGACTCCTCCTCGCCGCGCTGTTGACGGCGCTGATGACGATTTCCGCGAGCGGTACCGCCATTGCCGACAGTGGGTCCGACCGTGGTGTCGGGATCCTCACCCCCAGGGACGTCTACATGATGGACTACCCGGGGGACACCGCTCTTGAGCCGAACTCCTCGGGGCCGCCCTACTGGAACAGTCCCGACGTCAGGGTGTGCCCCACCACGGCCCCCTGCTCGCCCGGCCTTACCGCGCCCGCCTACACGACCAACTACATACAGGTGACCTTGCGGAACCCGGGGCCGTACGGATCGGGCACCGACGTTGGCACCCTGCGGGTCTACTTCACCACCTCGGGAGGTGCCGCGATCTGGCCGCTCGACTGGACGCACCTCAACTCGGCGATGGTGACGGTACCGCCCGGGGTGATGACCGTGGTGCTGCCGTGGACCACCCCGGGTCCCGGACTCGTCTCCACGCTGTACCGCTGGGTGTCGACGGACGACCCGATGCTCTACGAGGGGCCGGACACGTACGACAACGCGCGGTTCAACAACAACGTAGCCTGGAAGAACTTCTCCGTCGTCTGATGGAGTCTGCGCCGAGTTGAAAACGGGCCACTCCCACACCCTCGGTGTCGGCACCGCCGACCCGCTCTAGCGCGAGTAAAAGTAGCCGTTCGAAAGCGCCTATCGCGACAGCGTCCGCCGCCCCGACAAACAGTACGGGCGGCGGACGCGTCAGTGGCGGGGAGGTGAACTGGTCAGTCGTCGGACGGCATCCAGTAGACGGAGACGGCATGCAGGGTTTCCGGCCCGTCGTTACGCACCTGATGGGGCACCCTGCTCTCGAACGCCACCACCTCCCCGGGCCGCACCACCGTCGCCTGGTCGTCGGCCCAGGTCAGGATGCCGACCCCGGAGACGACGATCCACACCTCACGCGACCGGTGTACGTCCAGGTCGTTCGACGTTCCCGGAGCGACCGACCAGCGGGCGACCTCGAACGGGGCAGGTGCCTCCGCCGGGTACGGAAGCAGCGCCCGGTGCACGGGTCCGCCCTCGCTGAAGTCGTACCAGTGCTCGAACTCGACAGGGCCGCTGGTCGTGGCCAGGTTGGTGCTCGACATGCCGTCCAGGTTGCCGACCACCGGGCTCGTACGTCTGGCGGCAATCGGACGCAGCGTTACCCGAGGCAGGGCAGACGGCGGCTTGCTGCCGAGAGTTGACGAGTAAGCTACGTCGATAGCCGTCGGGTAGCCGTTCGTTAACATATGAAGAGAGATGCCCGATCTGTCGCCTCGCTTCGGAACCCCGCCAACACCGGCCAAACCTGGCCGGTCTCCATTGCGACTCCATCCTCAAGGGTGGAGCCCGTAAGAGCACGTCCGCCAACACCGGCCGAACCTGGCCGGTCTCCATTGCGACCTGG is a window of Micromonospora polyrhachis DNA encoding:
- a CDS encoding FAD-dependent monooxygenase; this translates as MQKRALVVGSGIAGMATAIGLRRAGWMPVIIERAPERRTGGYFIGLLPDGKQAADDLGITDYLHTRTPDSGTVWSLNRDGARKPGLGFLDQPGRPSAVLRGDIEAALWRGVTEPTPGESDIEVRYATTPTEIVEGYDRVAVRLDAAATGTRYDEYFDLVVGADGLRSRVRRIVFGPHERFMTNWNAMICAVQLSEQVPGYAPQDSIISARAKRAAWVFALADRAPTALLTYCTKDVNAEFTDEPVARLRAVYRGMDDPVVRHVLDSLPQATDYLFDSVHQVRMPQWHQGRVILLGDAAWCLNLYSGMGASASLKGGAELGRALRENPDDIHAALAIWEARLRPFIAKHQRTARLKQQMLVPTNRCFAAVRSLVVALGARLRRRAVAREASRRDT
- a CDS encoding cupin domain-containing protein translates to MSSTNLATTSGPVEFEHWYDFSEGGPVHRALLPYPAEAPAPFEVARWSVAPGTSNDLDVHRSREVWIVVSGVGILTWADDQATVVRPGEVVAFESRVPHQVRNDGPETLHAVSVYWMPSDD